In Variovorax paradoxus, a single genomic region encodes these proteins:
- a CDS encoding ABC transporter permease, translating to MSAPATRASVAATPVHAVKAWWQAAPFALVFLLFFLIPLALVAMVSLWNFNEYELIPAVTLRNYLSLFEGCSRLTDNGDLCVTLNTYLSTFKFCVLVWGITLLIGFSVAYFLAFHVRSSTMQTVLFVLCTVPFWTSNVIRMISWVPLLGRNGLVNQALMGVGLANQPVEWLLFSDFSVVLAFVHLYTMFMIVPIFNSMMRIDRSLLEAASDAGASGWQTLWNVVVPLSRTGILIGSIFVITIVMGDFVTIGVMGGQQIASIGKIIQVQTSYLQFPLAAANAMILLAVVLMIIWGLTRLVDIRKEL from the coding sequence GTGAGCGCTCCCGCCACCCGCGCCTCCGTCGCCGCCACGCCCGTCCATGCCGTGAAAGCGTGGTGGCAGGCGGCGCCATTCGCGCTGGTGTTCCTGCTGTTCTTCCTGATTCCGCTGGCGCTGGTCGCGATGGTCAGCCTTTGGAATTTCAACGAATACGAGCTGATCCCGGCCGTCACGCTGCGCAACTACCTGAGCCTGTTCGAGGGCTGTTCGCGTCTCACCGACAACGGCGACCTGTGCGTCACGCTCAACACCTACCTGAGCACTTTCAAGTTCTGCGTGCTGGTGTGGGGCATCACGCTGCTGATCGGTTTTTCGGTCGCTTACTTCCTGGCGTTCCACGTGCGTTCGTCGACCATGCAGACGGTGTTGTTCGTGCTGTGCACGGTGCCGTTCTGGACATCGAACGTGATCCGCATGATTTCGTGGGTGCCGCTGCTGGGGCGCAACGGGCTGGTCAACCAGGCGCTGATGGGCGTGGGCCTGGCGAACCAGCCGGTCGAGTGGCTGCTGTTCTCCGACTTCTCCGTGGTGCTGGCCTTCGTGCACCTGTACACGATGTTCATGATCGTGCCGATCTTCAACAGCATGATGCGCATCGACCGCTCGCTGCTCGAAGCGGCCAGCGACGCGGGGGCATCGGGCTGGCAGACGCTGTGGAACGTGGTGGTGCCGCTGTCGCGCACCGGCATCCTGATCGGCTCGATTTTCGTCATCACCATCGTCATGGGCGACTTCGTGACGATCGGGGTGATGGGTGGCCAGCAGATCGCATCCATCGGCAAGATCATCCAGGTGCAGACCTCGTATCTGCAGTTTCCGCTGGCAGCCGCCAACGCGATGATTCTGCTGGCTGTCGTGCTGATGATCATCTGGGGGCTCACCCGGCTGGTCGACATTCGCAAGGAGCTTTGA
- a CDS encoding ABC transporter substrate-binding protein — protein MTDPIDSSAGFKRRTLLQGTAGILATGIAPFVHAQEKVVLRYLGTAVNQDKAIAEKFKADTGIEIQYVAVTTDDVTKRAVTAPNSFDLIDTEFFSLKKIVPTGNLKGIDTRRVKNADKITSLFTKGEVAGKKVGDQGTAPVKVIYLEGEKSKAFAKSATQYMSLIPTTYNADTLGIRPDLIKRPIGSWAELLNPEFKGKTAILNIPSIGIMDAAMVVEAKGIHKYADKGNMTKAEIDLTIKTLIEAKKAGQFRALWKDFNESVNLMASGEVVIQSMWSPAVTAVRSKGIDCTFQPLKEGYRAWASGFGLPATLSGKKLDGAYEFINWFLDGWAGAYLNRQGYYSAVLDTAKTKMEAYEWAYWMEGKPAAQDIKSPQGDVIAKAGAVRDGGSYEQRMGGIACWNAVMDENEYMVRKWNEFVAA, from the coding sequence ATGACCGACCCCATCGACTCGTCCGCCGGCTTCAAGCGTCGCACCCTGCTGCAGGGCACGGCCGGCATCCTGGCCACGGGCATCGCGCCCTTCGTGCATGCGCAGGAAAAAGTCGTGCTGCGCTACCTCGGCACGGCGGTGAACCAGGACAAGGCCATCGCCGAGAAGTTCAAGGCCGACACCGGCATCGAGATCCAGTACGTGGCCGTGACCACCGACGATGTGACCAAGCGCGCGGTGACCGCGCCCAACAGCTTCGACCTGATCGACACCGAGTTCTTCTCGCTCAAGAAGATCGTGCCGACCGGGAACCTCAAGGGCATCGACACCAGGCGCGTGAAGAACGCCGACAAGATCACCTCGCTCTTCACCAAGGGCGAAGTGGCCGGCAAGAAGGTCGGCGACCAGGGCACGGCGCCCGTGAAGGTGATCTACCTCGAGGGCGAGAAGAGCAAGGCCTTCGCCAAGTCGGCCACGCAGTACATGTCGCTGATCCCGACCACCTACAACGCCGACACGCTGGGCATCCGCCCCGACCTGATCAAGCGCCCCATCGGCTCGTGGGCCGAGCTGCTGAACCCCGAGTTCAAGGGCAAGACCGCCATCCTGAACATTCCGTCGATCGGCATCATGGACGCGGCGATGGTGGTGGAAGCCAAGGGCATCCACAAATACGCCGACAAGGGCAACATGACCAAGGCCGAGATCGACCTGACGATCAAGACCCTGATCGAGGCCAAGAAGGCCGGCCAGTTCCGCGCGCTGTGGAAGGACTTCAACGAGTCGGTGAACCTGATGGCCTCGGGCGAGGTGGTGATCCAGTCGATGTGGTCACCGGCGGTGACGGCCGTGCGCAGCAAGGGCATCGACTGCACCTTCCAGCCGCTGAAGGAGGGTTATCGTGCCTGGGCTTCGGGTTTCGGCCTGCCGGCCACGCTGTCGGGCAAGAAGCTCGACGGCGCGTACGAGTTCATCAACTGGTTCCTCGACGGCTGGGCCGGCGCGTACCTCAACCGCCAGGGCTACTACAGCGCCGTGCTCGACACCGCCAAGACCAAGATGGAAGCCTACGAGTGGGCCTACTGGATGGAAGGCAAGCCCGCGGCGCAGGACATCAAGAGCCCGCAGGGAGACGTGATCGCCAAGGCCGGCGCGGTGCGCGACGGCGGCAGCTACGAGCAGCGCATGGGCGGCATCGCCTGCTGGAACGCGGTGATGGACGAGAACGAATACATGGTGAGGAAATGGAACGAGTTCGTCGCGGCCTGA
- a CDS encoding ABC transporter ATP-binding protein: MNAVATPEPAAVEIVALTKRYAPGTPAAVDRIDLRIASGSYCCLLGPSGCGKSTTLRMIAGHESVTSGDILLDNRNITDLPAAARGTAMMFQSFALFPHLSATDNVAFSLKMKGVGKAERQRRANDLLERVAMGHLAARKPGELSGGQQQRVALARALITEPRVLLLDEPLSALDPFLRIQMRAELRRWQKELGLTFVHVTHSQEEAMALADTMVVMNHGVIEQVGSPHAVYNHPASEFVARFMGGHNVFDTTAGPIAVRCDRMRIAAASGEAAAEPDALRATVTDVEYQGTYVLLGLSLDGAAPGRQNVSVLLGEAVFLARPYAHGEVVRLSWAAADARVLGPGARPPGERAPAPSGAAARDDMAALAMTL, encoded by the coding sequence ATGAACGCCGTTGCCACGCCCGAGCCCGCCGCCGTCGAGATCGTCGCCCTCACCAAGCGCTACGCCCCCGGCACGCCGGCGGCCGTCGACCGGATCGACTTGCGCATCGCCAGCGGCAGCTACTGCTGCCTGCTGGGGCCCTCGGGTTGCGGCAAGAGCACCACGCTGCGCATGATCGCGGGGCACGAGTCGGTCACCAGCGGCGACATCCTGCTGGACAACCGCAACATCACCGACCTGCCCGCCGCGGCGCGCGGCACGGCGATGATGTTCCAGAGCTTCGCGCTGTTCCCCCACCTCTCGGCCACCGACAACGTGGCCTTCAGCCTCAAGATGAAGGGCGTCGGCAAGGCCGAGCGCCAGCGGCGTGCCAACGACCTGCTCGAGCGCGTCGCCATGGGCCACCTGGCCGCGCGCAAACCCGGTGAACTCTCCGGCGGCCAGCAGCAGCGCGTAGCGCTGGCGCGGGCGCTCATCACCGAGCCGCGGGTGCTGCTGCTCGACGAGCCGCTGTCGGCGCTCGATCCCTTCCTGCGCATCCAGATGCGCGCCGAGCTGCGGCGCTGGCAGAAGGAACTGGGGCTGACCTTCGTGCACGTCACGCACTCGCAGGAAGAAGCGATGGCGCTGGCCGACACCATGGTGGTCATGAACCACGGCGTGATCGAGCAGGTCGGGTCGCCGCACGCGGTCTACAACCATCCGGCGAGCGAGTTCGTGGCGCGCTTCATGGGCGGCCACAACGTGTTCGACACCACGGCCGGCCCGATCGCGGTGCGCTGCGACCGCATGCGGATCGCCGCGGCCTCCGGCGAAGCAGCCGCTGAACCCGACGCGCTGCGCGCCACCGTCACCGATGTCGAGTACCAGGGCACCTACGTGCTGCTTGGCCTGTCGCTCGACGGCGCCGCCCCTGGCCGGCAGAACGTTTCGGTGCTGCTGGGAGAAGCCGTCTTCCTTGCCCGGCCCTATGCGCACGGCGAGGTGGTGCGCCTCTCTTGGGCCGCGGCCGACGCGCGCGTGCTCGGCCCCGGTGCCAGGCCGCCGGGCGAACGGGCGCCGGCACCCTCCGGCGCAGCCGCGCGCGACGACATGGCCGCGCTCGCCATGACTCTCTGA
- the cobA gene encoding uroporphyrinogen-III C-methyltransferase has product MNNDTPSFLITGRCTLVGAGPGDPELLTLKAVKAIQAATVLLVDDLVNDEIVQAYARPDARIVHVGKRGGCKSTPQAFIERLMITAVREGETVVRLKGGDPFIFGRGGEEVEHLREAGIECAVVNGITAGLAAVTALGVPLTHRDHAQGVVFVTGHAKTGAGATEDPTDWRALAATAYNARLTLVIYMGVAGAGHIERELLQGLPGDTPVAVIQHASLPQQRHIATTLGNLQNGIAEAGLASPAVIVVGDVLRGLAAAALPLDAGKFGT; this is encoded by the coding sequence ATGAACAACGACACCCCCTCTTTCCTCATCACCGGCCGCTGCACGCTGGTGGGCGCTGGCCCCGGCGACCCCGAACTGCTGACGCTCAAGGCCGTGAAGGCGATCCAGGCCGCGACGGTGCTGCTGGTCGACGACCTGGTGAACGACGAGATCGTGCAGGCCTATGCCCGCCCCGACGCGCGCATCGTGCACGTGGGCAAGCGCGGCGGCTGCAAGAGCACGCCGCAGGCCTTCATCGAGCGGCTGATGATCACCGCCGTGCGCGAGGGCGAGACGGTGGTGCGCCTCAAAGGCGGCGACCCGTTCATCTTCGGCCGCGGCGGCGAGGAGGTCGAGCACCTGCGCGAAGCCGGCATCGAATGCGCGGTGGTCAACGGCATCACCGCCGGCCTGGCGGCAGTGACCGCGCTGGGCGTGCCGCTCACGCACCGCGACCATGCGCAGGGCGTGGTGTTCGTCACCGGCCATGCCAAGACCGGCGCCGGTGCGACGGAAGACCCGACCGACTGGCGCGCGCTTGCCGCGACGGCCTACAACGCGCGCCTGACGCTGGTGATCTACATGGGCGTCGCGGGCGCGGGCCACATCGAGCGCGAACTGCTGCAGGGCCTGCCGGGCGACACGCCCGTGGCCGTCATCCAGCATGCGAGCCTGCCGCAGCAACGCCACATCGCGACCACGCTGGGCAACCTGCAGAACGGCATCGCCGAAGCGGGGCTGGCCAGCCCCGCGGTGATCGTCGTGGGCGACGTGCTGCGCGGACTCGCGGCGGCTGCCCTGCCGCTCGACGCGGGCAAGTTCGGCACCTGA
- the ybiB gene encoding DNA-binding protein YbiB, with the protein MGISQYIKEIGRGARGAKPLTREQATDLFGQVLDGTVTDLEIGGFCLAMRIKGETPEEMAGFLDATHARLHRVPAGERPLIVLPSYNGARKLPVLTPLLALLLAREGLPVLVHGSASETSRVLASNVLCALDVPPMTAIRPIANGEAAFAPTELLNPALKRLLDVRRVVGLRNPGHSVVKLMQPGAGSCVVVASYTHPEYARTMGETFELTGMTALLSRGLEGEVVSDPRRTAQIDGFVRGVRTELQAQQPGTASDVPGLPKEIDVATTADYTRRVLAGELPVPEAIAAQVRHITQLASHA; encoded by the coding sequence ATGGGAATCAGCCAATACATCAAGGAAATCGGCCGCGGCGCGCGAGGCGCCAAGCCGCTCACGCGCGAGCAGGCCACCGACCTGTTCGGCCAGGTGCTGGACGGCACCGTCACCGACCTCGAGATCGGCGGCTTCTGCCTGGCCATGCGCATCAAGGGCGAGACGCCCGAGGAAATGGCCGGCTTCCTCGACGCCACGCACGCGCGGCTGCATCGGGTGCCCGCCGGCGAGCGCCCCCTGATCGTGCTGCCGAGCTACAACGGTGCGCGCAAGCTGCCGGTGCTCACGCCGCTGCTGGCGCTGCTGCTGGCGCGCGAAGGGCTGCCGGTGCTGGTGCATGGCAGCGCCAGCGAAACATCGCGCGTGCTTGCGTCCAACGTGCTCTGCGCGCTCGACGTACCGCCCATGACGGCCATCCGCCCCATCGCCAACGGCGAGGCCGCCTTCGCACCCACCGAGCTTCTGAACCCCGCCCTCAAGCGGCTGCTCGACGTGCGCCGCGTGGTCGGCCTGCGCAACCCCGGCCACAGCGTGGTCAAGCTGATGCAGCCGGGCGCCGGCTCCTGCGTGGTGGTGGCCAGCTACACGCACCCCGAATACGCCCGCACCATGGGCGAGACCTTCGAACTCACGGGCATGACCGCCCTGCTCTCGCGCGGCCTCGAAGGCGAGGTGGTGTCCGACCCGCGCCGCACCGCGCAGATCGACGGCTTCGTGCGCGGCGTGCGGACCGAGCTGCAGGCACAGCAGCCAGGCACCGCCTCTGACGTGCCGGGCCTGCCGAAGGAAATCGACGTCGCCACCACGGCCGACTACACGCGCCGCGTGCTGGCCGGCGAGCTTCCCGTGCCCGAGGCCATCGCGGCGCAAGTGCGGCACATCACGCAACTGGCATCCCACGCATGA
- a CDS encoding DUF6351 family protein: MSSWKQISACAAGAIVIAACGGGSGGGGGIAFIPSATAPAADQPPAASKISLQVLSSQPEYVSGGDARIAVNAPQADQGQLELWLNGEKISPALAASATRLEGLVAGLKLGANTLEVRHKTRGKLDALTLTNYPITGPMFAGPKQEPFVCSVLTDLGKEPLVDTDDSKYYAVKDKNGNTIGYSRHCSIDSYVQYYYMPVGGTSHNQYLPMPTDGSRPGNIAKTRLTDGREVDFIVRWERGTINRFIYQYVMLAPFGEDPARPDTSLWNKKLVYHFQGGVGFGHYQGGPDKRAGLVDAIGKGYAIAYSTGNRTGEHYDMILGGETALMTKEGFVKRYGVPSYTVGLGASGGGIQQYLYPQNHPGLIDAAIAVQPYPDMVGQIPHVGDCELLEYYMDVTDRANAKWTASIKNRTWLVGFNAEETVANPFYGLQPYLPNVRMATGSTECRKAWMGLTAGAMNPKFDADSIMAKGAARMNMAAFGPIPFSHYDDVRNVYGIGADGYPRSTWDNVGVQYGLQSMKDGKISTAEFLDLNLKVGGWKRMSEMVAEGFPYNGTGNAEVMKVAADASYFDPWGSRNMNRWNPLTPDVPALRTHGDLDAIKAMQRSGLVFTGKTDIPTIDWHPYLEQQLNMHNVHQSFAIRKRIRNKMGNSDHQAIWFTETRNAAVEFDQTPMAFEVIDEWMTKIRANPQRSVADNRPDRAVDSCFDNTGALMARGADVWSGVLDTKPKGACTQAFPMYGTSRIVAGGPIEGGIFKCALKPLDNALADGTYGTWKPNAAEIQKLQAIFPEGVCDFASPGQGSAG; the protein is encoded by the coding sequence ATGAGTTCTTGGAAGCAGATCAGCGCCTGCGCGGCCGGCGCCATCGTGATTGCCGCATGCGGCGGCGGCAGCGGCGGCGGGGGCGGCATCGCGTTCATCCCGTCGGCCACGGCGCCGGCGGCCGACCAGCCGCCCGCGGCATCGAAGATTTCGCTGCAGGTGCTGTCGAGCCAGCCCGAGTACGTCTCGGGCGGCGACGCCCGCATCGCGGTCAACGCGCCGCAGGCCGACCAGGGCCAGCTCGAGCTCTGGCTCAACGGCGAGAAGATCAGCCCCGCGCTCGCCGCGAGCGCGACGCGGCTCGAAGGCCTGGTCGCCGGCCTGAAGCTGGGCGCCAACACGCTGGAAGTGCGCCACAAGACCCGCGGCAAGCTCGACGCGCTCACGCTCACCAACTACCCCATCACCGGCCCGATGTTCGCGGGCCCCAAGCAGGAGCCCTTCGTGTGCTCGGTACTCACCGACCTGGGCAAGGAGCCGCTGGTCGACACCGACGACAGCAAGTACTACGCGGTCAAGGACAAGAACGGCAACACCATCGGCTACAGCCGCCACTGCTCGATCGACTCCTACGTGCAGTACTACTACATGCCCGTGGGCGGGACCAGCCACAACCAGTACCTGCCGATGCCGACCGACGGCTCGCGCCCGGGCAACATCGCCAAGACCCGGCTGACCGACGGCCGGGAGGTCGACTTCATCGTGCGCTGGGAACGCGGCACCATCAACCGCTTCATCTACCAGTACGTGATGCTCGCGCCTTTCGGCGAAGACCCGGCCAGGCCCGACACCAGCCTGTGGAACAAGAAGCTGGTCTACCACTTCCAGGGCGGCGTGGGCTTCGGCCACTACCAGGGCGGCCCCGACAAGCGCGCGGGCCTGGTCGACGCCATCGGCAAGGGCTACGCCATCGCCTATTCCACCGGCAACCGCACGGGCGAGCACTACGACATGATCCTCGGCGGCGAGACCGCGCTCATGACCAAGGAAGGCTTCGTCAAGCGCTACGGCGTGCCGAGCTACACCGTGGGCCTCGGGGCGTCCGGCGGGGGCATCCAGCAGTACCTGTACCCGCAGAACCATCCGGGCCTGATCGACGCGGCCATCGCGGTGCAGCCCTACCCCGACATGGTGGGCCAGATTCCGCACGTGGGCGACTGCGAGCTGCTCGAGTACTACATGGACGTGACCGACCGCGCCAACGCCAAGTGGACAGCGAGCATCAAGAACCGCACCTGGCTGGTGGGCTTCAACGCCGAGGAGACGGTCGCCAACCCGTTCTACGGGCTGCAGCCATACCTGCCCAACGTGCGCATGGCCACCGGCTCCACCGAGTGCCGCAAGGCCTGGATGGGCCTGACCGCCGGCGCGATGAACCCGAAATTCGACGCCGACAGCATCATGGCAAAGGGCGCGGCGCGCATGAACATGGCGGCCTTCGGCCCCATTCCGTTCAGTCACTACGACGACGTGCGCAACGTCTACGGCATCGGCGCCGACGGCTACCCCCGTTCCACCTGGGACAACGTGGGCGTGCAGTACGGCCTGCAGTCGATGAAGGACGGCAAGATCTCCACCGCCGAATTCCTCGACCTGAACCTGAAGGTCGGCGGCTGGAAGCGCATGAGCGAGATGGTGGCCGAGGGCTTCCCCTACAACGGCACCGGCAACGCCGAGGTGATGAAGGTGGCCGCCGACGCGAGCTATTTCGACCCATGGGGCAGCCGCAACATGAACCGCTGGAACCCGCTCACGCCCGACGTGCCGGCGCTCCGCACCCACGGCGACCTGGATGCCATCAAGGCGATGCAGCGCTCGGGCCTGGTCTTCACCGGCAAGACCGACATCCCGACCATCGACTGGCATCCGTACCTGGAGCAGCAGCTGAACATGCACAACGTGCACCAGTCCTTCGCGATCCGCAAGCGCATCCGCAACAAGATGGGCAACTCGGACCACCAGGCCATCTGGTTCACCGAGACGCGCAACGCAGCCGTGGAGTTCGATCAGACGCCGATGGCCTTCGAGGTGATCGATGAGTGGATGACGAAGATCCGCGCCAATCCGCAGCGCAGCGTGGCCGACAACCGGCCGGACCGCGCAGTGGACAGCTGCTTCGACAACACCGGCGCGCTGATGGCCAGGGGCGCCGACGTGTGGAGCGGCGTGCTCGACACCAAGCCCAAGGGTGCCTGCACGCAGGCCTTCCCTATGTACGGCACATCGCGCATCGTGGCCGGCGGTCCGATCGAAGGCGGCATCTTCAAGTGCGCGCTGAAGCCGCTGGACAACGCGCTGGCGGACGGTACCTACGGCACATGGAAGCCGAACGCGGCGGAAATCCAGAAGCTGCAGGCCATCTTCCCCGAGGGGGTCTGCGATTTCGCCAGCCCCGGCCAGGGCTCCGCAGGCTGA
- a CDS encoding response regulator, giving the protein MTSLLIIDDHAMFRSGLRKVLQDAPEITGIAEAGDWRGGMACLEAQPVDVLLLDINMPECSGLDLIGPIRERFPALRIIMLSMYSEPQYAVRALRNGAHGYVAKDMEAVDLIAAIRIVSRGRQFVAPSITRALMDNMQGLAPDPRPHERLSSRESEILRMIVGGESLTAIAERLAINVKTVSTYRRRLLEKMGLGSNAQLVQYAVHHRLLD; this is encoded by the coding sequence ATGACCAGCCTGCTCATCATCGACGACCACGCCATGTTCCGCTCCGGCCTGCGCAAGGTGCTGCAGGACGCGCCGGAGATCACCGGCATCGCCGAGGCCGGCGACTGGCGCGGCGGCATGGCCTGCCTGGAGGCGCAGCCCGTCGACGTGCTGCTGCTGGACATCAACATGCCTGAATGCAGCGGGCTCGACCTGATCGGGCCGATTCGCGAGCGTTTTCCGGCGCTGCGCATCATCATGCTGAGCATGTATTCCGAACCGCAGTACGCGGTGCGCGCCTTGCGCAACGGCGCGCACGGCTACGTGGCCAAGGACATGGAGGCGGTCGACCTGATCGCGGCCATCCGAATCGTGAGCCGCGGGCGACAGTTCGTGGCGCCGTCGATCACGCGGGCGCTGATGGACAACATGCAGGGGCTGGCGCCAGACCCGCGGCCTCACGAACGCCTGTCTTCGCGCGAGTCGGAGATCCTGCGCATGATCGTGGGCGGCGAGTCGCTCACGGCCATCGCCGAGCGGCTGGCGATCAACGTCAAGACGGTCAGCACCTACCGCCGGCGGCTTCTCGAGAAGATGGGCCTGGGCTCGAACGCGCAGCTGGTGCAGTACGCGGTGCATCACAGGCTGCTGGACTGA
- a CDS encoding PAS domain-containing sensor histidine kinase: MRQTPNDAPFDMQSVPFRGIVEQSVAGIYILQDEHFQYTNATFAGMAGYSNDEALGKPLRECVPGYYVGEVMERYKRRISGEVKSMHFVTHGLHRDGNVVHIDVHGQAMQFRGRPAVVGVGVNVTEQIQRDAELLESRHEYRELASRLNTMREQQRAEYAREVHDVLGGLLTSMKLDVGRIARRSRSTAIRGIAADLNALLVEAIDNVRELSESMHPQALDHLGLGAAIAGHLKRFRERSELRVSMQPQEFDIDLPRWRSIAVFRIFQEALTNVARHARASAVTVRFRRTEKTFWLEIEDDGIGFDAGDAGMQALRQSLGLISMRERAYELGGSLAIDSAPRFGTRVTLQAPIVASPLVRA; the protein is encoded by the coding sequence ATGAGACAAACACCCAACGACGCGCCTTTCGACATGCAGTCCGTCCCGTTCCGCGGCATCGTGGAACAGTCGGTAGCGGGCATCTACATCCTGCAGGACGAGCACTTCCAGTACACCAACGCCACCTTCGCGGGCATGGCGGGCTACTCCAACGACGAGGCGCTGGGCAAGCCGCTGCGCGAGTGCGTGCCGGGCTACTACGTCGGCGAGGTGATGGAGCGCTACAAGCGCCGCATCTCGGGCGAAGTGAAGAGCATGCATTTCGTCACCCACGGCCTGCACCGCGACGGCAACGTGGTCCACATCGACGTGCACGGCCAGGCGATGCAGTTCCGCGGGCGCCCCGCCGTGGTGGGCGTGGGCGTGAACGTGACGGAGCAGATACAGCGCGACGCCGAACTGCTGGAGTCGCGCCACGAATACCGCGAGCTGGCGTCGCGCCTGAACACCATGCGCGAACAGCAGCGCGCTGAGTACGCGCGCGAGGTGCACGACGTGCTGGGCGGGCTGCTCACATCGATGAAGCTCGACGTGGGGCGCATCGCGCGGCGCTCGCGCTCCACCGCCATACGCGGCATCGCGGCCGACCTCAACGCGCTGCTGGTGGAAGCCATCGACAACGTGCGCGAGCTTTCGGAGTCGATGCATCCGCAGGCGCTCGACCACCTGGGCCTGGGCGCCGCCATCGCGGGCCACCTGAAGCGCTTTCGCGAACGCTCCGAGCTGCGCGTGAGCATGCAGCCGCAGGAGTTCGACATCGACCTGCCGCGCTGGCGCTCGATCGCTGTGTTCCGCATCTTCCAGGAGGCGCTGACCAATGTCGCGCGGCATGCGCGCGCCAGTGCGGTGACGGTGCGCTTCCGGCGCACCGAAAAAACCTTCTGGCTGGAGATCGAGGACGACGGCATCGGCTTCGATGCCGGCGACGCCGGCATGCAGGCCCTGCGCCAGTCGCTCGGGCTGATCTCGATGCGCGAGCGCGCCTACGAGCTGGGCGGCAGCCTGGCCATCGACTCGGCGCCGCGCTTCGGCACGCGGGTGACGCTGCAGGCCCCCATCGTGGCGAGCCCGCTGGTGCGCGCATGA